One Salvia miltiorrhiza cultivar Shanhuang (shh) chromosome 6, IMPLAD_Smil_shh, whole genome shotgun sequence genomic window, atcaggtgggcattatttttactatacgtatatagagatcccctgcgtgtcgtaggcctcttatacgaatgaatgcatgagatgatttaactgttaatttcagttttatatatctatcaaacgagtttaatgctacctttgaacaagttatttcgttacaaatctttgaactggaaaatattacaactgttgtcttgccataaaatgtttaaattttagtatgatgtctatctgatgtggctttgccagttatgtaatcgaattcgggtcctgagcagttgatagctatcctgccagggctagtgtacaccagtgaccgtgagtcatctagcgggttggccggtcaagtgaccgtgagaggtggccacctctccggcacacagttccagatatgatagattacaagagaacttagactgatcagtcgaactttaagaatcacaaatgaatttagtaagcttgggccttttagctaaaactcccttgctgtaatGTTTATGATGgtatgacaatttacagttttgaagcatgtatttttatacttaggcatacgtgcccactgagtacttttgtactcagccctgcatatgttttctaaatgtgcaggttgagctgatgtggtgatggtgctacaatgagcggagtctccagggttgttaataaatagttaacctgtctagaatatgtcttcatacatatgtctagctacattccgctgcaagatgttgttgatgttatagtatgttatgtcatactttgagtcttaataaaatggtttcatatgatgtataacttgattaatgatattaattaagttttatgctgtctttcatagactgttttcaattgagtattaatgaataaaaatgacgagttttattaagatgagtaagttttacggctataaatgacgttcattttcttccccttcttctttaaccccatccctagtcgtggatcactcggcctaactatccctagttagggcgggctgtgacacttGATGCCTAAATGATTAGGATTTTAAATGTTTAGAGTTGAAATGATTATTTGCATATGGATTTGATTGCAAATATTGTGGTAATGAATTAACCATTTAGATTGAATATATGATTGGTGATATTGCATTGTTGCTTATTTAAATGCATAGTTATGatcaacttttttttatatcaagttgatattatttttattgtcgcACAGTTTAAATCTCCTCTTGGGAAGAAAGCATCGGCTAAAATGGTTAATAGAGAGCGGCCAAATGGTACATGTTGATTTTCCTACATTCGTATGTAGATATATGTtaactaatattattttatctttacaaGATGATAATAGTGAACGACTAGAGGAATTCTACAACATTTTAGTTGAAAAAGTTGcagaaaatattataaaaaatcgTGTGAaaggtaaaatatttaaaatttcaaatattatcAGTTTGATGTTACTTTTTTGAACCAAATATGCATTTATATTGGGTTGCATTACAAATGTGAGTAGCTCAAAACATAAAGGAAATGATGGCCCAAGTAGTGAGGGAATTGAAACTGATGATCCAAAAGGTATAATACAAAGTTGGActtattttttgtgtttttattgTATTTGTGGATTTCATTTTTAAGGTTTCATTTGTTGCAGTTAATGCGGCTACAATTATTGATGAGTGTGTGCAAGCTACGATGATGAAGAATAAAGGAAAGGAAAAGGCAAACACTTCTTCTGAAGACACACTTAGTAAGATCTTAAACACACAACATATGTTTTTATtagtaaaaaatattgaaataattatacttaTTTGTTGGAACAATCTAATATGCATTTAATGAGCCGAGAGTCATAAATGCAAGAAAGGCCGCTGTTCGGAAGATCAATACAGCGTTGTGCATTCACGATGATGACTTTGTTGAAGATGGTTTAAATACTAAACAAATGAGTGTAAATGTTGGGGATGAAGGTCCTGTTGAAAAGGAAGCTAAGAATCATCCTATGCTTCGATCACGTGGCAGCCCATCCCATTTGCAGAAGTTGATATCATCGCTCAACGACGCCCAAAAAGAAGCTGTGCGACAGATCGGGTTCGACGATTTACTACATCTACAAATCAATGAACTCACGACAAAGTTAGCATATTGGGTTATCAAAAATTTCGACAGTAAAGAGCTGAGTATTCAACTTTGCAATGTGCATCACACTAATTTATCTATGCAGCCAAAAAATAAACAACTAAGCAATTTGAATCCCTACTATGCAGTTAAATTCTGCAATTATGCAacacactaatttttttttttttttttttttttgaatagaACAACCTAAAATATATAACCTTAAGCagattacataaaaatttaaatcacACGAGCATGCACTTAGACATAATGCGTGCTTCAACATTTTCCCTTATTTATTGTTACCTCACACCTATGGAAGTAGAGTATATTTCTAGCTTCACTCATGCACTTGAACATAATGAGTGATTCAGAATTTTCCCTTATTTATTGTTACCTCACATAGCTTCACTCAGATTTGTGAACTGCTTGGGCCTTCAGTTTCTTTAGATGCTCTCTGGCTGAATATATTGTTGCATGAATTTCCTCAAAATGAGGTGCAGTTATGTTCTTGACATCCTCGACCCACTTCAAAATTCTAGTGTGGGGACTCAGAATACGGTCACGATCATTCTCATCCGCAGCCTCAAGTTGTGTGACTTCACAAACTAAAGCTAGATCAGCAATTGTTGGCTTTGAATTCCCAAGCAAAAATAGTCCATCTTCTTGAAGCCAAAATGACTCAATTGTTGCAAGAGATGCCGAGAGAAGCTTTTCGCCTTCAGCAGCGGCTTTAGGGTCCCCAGGCAAGCCAAACGCCACTGAGAAAACGGTATTGAAAAGAAATCCAACTGAACCACGACGCAAATTTGAGTGGTGCCAATCCAGCACTGAGTGGACCTTTGCTCTTTGGCATATATCAGTTGGATACCAGTGATCAGCAACTCCAGGAATTGTAGAGGCCAAATAAATAAGTATTGCATGACTCTCAAAAAGCTTGAAATCGCCTTGCACAATAGCTGGAACTTGTTTCATGGGATTTACTTCTGCTGCATATTGAGGGGAGCGGTGTTGGCCCTTACCAAGCTCAATCTTAACCTCCTCAAATTCTGCCCCATTTGCCTTGCAGAAGATCAGAATTGCACGCGATGGCTGGGACAACCGATCACAGTATACTTTGAGATCCATTTGAATTTCCTTTTCTCACAAACACACAaattgagagagaaatttagGAATTTGAGATTCTGTTTGTCTTGTATTGTATTGTGCTCTCATATCCTATCTTCATTATGGGATGAGGGGCCGGTTGCCGCTCGTTGAGGTCATGCAACACACTAATTTAACTATGCACATCATTTTATTACTCatctatgaaataaaaattaatacacaTTTCCAATTTCAATTCAAAGCCTTTATTTCAACtaggaatttaaaatattcgtaATCACTAAAATATTTCATGAATGCGACAAATACATTGAACAATGCAGTTCACGTATTCATCTGTGCAAATCACACTTTTTGCCATGCAATTAAGCAACTATATAGTTTGATTATGCAACTCATAGAAATTATGAACAACAATTGaaagaataataattaacacTGCAAAATAACAACTTCCTAAAAATCAAATCAACATTTAAATTATTTCagaaaaaaacgaaaataaatcAATGAAATTAATCAACTAAATCTGATAATAAAACTAAATGAATAAATACCTTGAGTGTTCATCGTGTATAAATACTGCTACAATTGTcttcaataataaattatattaagaGTATAGGAAATTAAGAGTATAGAAGAATAAATAATACTTGGAGaaagaatgaaagaaaattaagaacataaaataaaggggttattgccagaaaatacatatactttgtcaattttctggtttatatcatgaccttataatttggccagaaaatacatcaatttttaatttaattgcaattataacatgactttatagtttggccaaaaaatacacaaagtttcaatttattctcaattataacatgaccttgtaattaatttagtataataatatcaagtttaatacattaaatatttttaattttcttttcatctcacgtatatataaatacatatatatttgataaatatacatctatatgtaaataatatataatattatttactttttaacatagtttctattatatatgtacgtaattttttaattggtcctaatattttataatttcaaaatttaaataaataaatacttattatatatataatatattaatagaatattaaaatcaaatatatatatatatatatatatatatatatatatataacaagatattatattgatggcttaaaaatacatacatatatatatatatatatatattatgaaataattattatgaaataattaatcatctaacttaatttttataaaaattaatcaatcaattaaaaatattttatacataaaaatttaatataaatataataaatattaatacatctatgatgaaaaataatctaaataaggtcatgttataattgagaataattaaattgaaatttggtgtattttctggcgagactataaagtcatgttataattgcaattaaattgaaaattgatgtattttctggccaaattataaagtcatgatataaaccagaaaattgacaaagtatatgtattttctggcaataacccctaaaataaaatagtaaaaatgaAAAGTAGAAACCCATTAGGTTCCTAAAAATCCATTTCGTGAACCACATCTAGGTTTAATTAAGTAATTCAAATCGTGTATATCATATCTAGGTTTAATTAAGTAATCactaaaagataaaaataaagcgttaattttaacaaattaatcctAGCCATTAGATCTTCAAATGTAAAGACTAAGATGTGGTTCCTAATTCTCATGTtaaaagaggtttttattagaacctccctatatatatatatgggttagcttctatggagaccactcccctacatagaaaataaagaccaaatcatgtgtgtcgatcttgcttaatctaacggttcatataatttcctgagttgatttttcatgtaattaaatattggttgatTAAATCCACTGAAATCTGGGATCACGTTGAATAAATCACGGAAATTATGAAACTTCCTATtttgggacctgatccgtcaatgaacataatatgtgaacattattatgttcatttgttttcctacgaaaatattgacgaacattagtatgttcatttatttttttacgaaaatatcgacgaacattagtatgttcatttattttttacgaacatatcaacgaaaattagtatgttcatttgtttttttacgaacatatcaacgaacattagtatattCATTAGTATGTTCTACGAACACTAGGTTCTGTGGATGCATTATTCATGTAACAAactcttcatcaaattaattttccataaataaaagatttgattgcctatatctatgacaattaacgaaaatatcaaatcttcaccagatgaatcatcacccttggatataccaagatcgacgcactggatttggtcttcgttcttcgaatttttgatggtctccatagaactctatcatatatatatatatatatagggaagagttcaatggagatcACTCCCCTATacagagaatgaagaccaaatcagagtcattgatctcaccaaaatcaatgaatcagattcatccgaattcttcaagtttaggaaatcccgtaaattcctcattttccaattctgggaaccaacgaacattattatgaacttacgaacataagtatgttatttgtatattcatttatttttatacgaccatatcgacgaacattagtatgttcatttgttttttatacaaacacatcgacgaacattagtatgttcgtaagttcataataatgtttgttggttcccagaattggaaaatgaggaatttacgagagtttctaaacttgaagaattcggattaatctgattcattgattttggtgagatcaatggctctgatttggtctctattctctatttctctatatagggaagtggtctcccttgaagctgaccctatatatatatatatatatatatatatatatatgggagcgctccaatgaaatccccctatttttcgtgagacactgagtacaatgaatatgGCATATATACTGACGAagaaggcagtatatactgataaataacgaaatttaaaaaattggtaatgaataagacatatatactgatgaacaagatagtatatactgatgaacaatgcagtatatactgatgaatgacgaaattttaaaatatttcgctccctccaggattcgaacccttaGAAAAAAATCGCTCTCTAGGTACAATATTagccataagattgataaaataaacgcacaagatcgtgtctaagatctcactaaaaatagggggtctcattgaaTGGATTTATAGAAGGATTCGAACGTTTAACGTTCAACGAGAATTACTGATATGTTCAATGATATGTTCAATGTTCtatgttctttgaatatttggTGTTCTCCATTGAacccaattatatatatatatatatatatatatatatatatatatatatatatatatggagatgtTCAAGAAAGatccactaaataaaagaagaatggagaaccattttcagccattcgatcatcaagatatacggtggatgcatcatcttgttggatgaatttagatcctgggttcgaatcctgaagggagcaatttttttcaatttttttgagtgcattaattttaacagcgaatgcattaatttttacagtggatgcattgaatttgatggttctcacgttctcacaaataatgtagttctctctagaaccacaccatatatatatatatatatatatatatatatatataaaggttcaattgagatttctaAATATTTGTAGAATTGAAATTAGATCTCATCCATCTATTTTATGTAATCTAATGGCTATCAATTTCGCTGaaattttttgatgaacatgtatataattttgatgaacgcgacatattttatttaatatgttcactccaggattcgaacttGTGTTCATCATAATTATTAacatgttcatcacaattattgatttgttcaacgTTTCACAATTTCGCAAAATATTTAGAAATCtcaattgaaattaaaaaaatataatctcTTTGTATCTGAAAAACATGTGACGATATGAATGACACGAATTATTGATACAAAAATATTAGATGAAATTATGAAAGAACTTACTTTACTCATCGCATTAAAATCCAAAATGTAATCAATCAATATAGAGAtaataaataagttttttttaagATATAAGATATACTTCCTCTGTCTCTAAAAAACATGTGATGGTGTGGACGCCActaattttaagaaatattaaataagTGTATTGTGAATAGAGAGAATGAGTCCCACTTTAtataatattccctccgtccacgatatcgtttccatttttatcattttagttCGTCCACAATATCGTTTCCGTTTTCATCTATAGCAGTAGGGTCCACCAATTTCCATTCACAAAAATAATGGACTcaaattccactcacaacaatatcaCTATTATcgactactccctctgtcccgctaATAATGGCTCGTTTCTTTTCGGTGCGAGTATTAAGGAGAGTGATAGTAGAAGAAAAGTTATATGGTCCCACATGTTTAATTGAATCTTAAATATGATTAATAAATGAGGCCTTTGGCCCTCCATATATCTGTTGCCGCCGCCACCGGCGAGGCTGCCGCCGTCGTCCCTTCACCTTATTTGTGCTTGTCTTCTCCCTCCACCCCTACACACCATCCTTTGAACAATCAACaaagaaaatcaagaaaatCACTACATTCAAGAAATCTAagaaattaattcaaaaaaattgaGGTTGAATATACCAGCTCAAAAAATCTCTCCATAATTCTGCCGCCGGAGGCCGGTGGTCGGAGTCTCCACCGCCGAGAACAGCAATCTCTCCAACTCCCTCCCCTGCAACTTCCATGGTTAAGAATTCCATCTCCAGCTGAATCTCC contains:
- the LOC130987434 gene encoding glutathione S-transferase T1-like, with the protein product MDLKVYCDRLSQPSRAILIFCKANGAEFEEVKIELGKGQHRSPQYAAEVNPMKQVPAIVQGDFKLFESHAILIYLASTIPGVADHWYPTDICQRAKVHSVLDWHHSNLRRGSVGFLFNTVFSVAFGLPGDPKAAAEGEKLLSASLATIESFWLQEDGLFLLGNSKPTIADLALVCEVTQLEAADENDRDRILSPHTRILKWVEDVKNITAPHFEEIHATIYSAREHLKKLKAQAVHKSE